One Prosthecobacter debontii DNA window includes the following coding sequences:
- the ilvB gene encoding biosynthetic-type acetolactate synthase large subunit codes for MSTPQMDGAQALIKTLADLGIEYVFGYSGGAAIPIFDALETMKTNMKFVLVRHEQGAVHMADGYARATGKPAVVLVTSGPGAGNTITGLMTAQMDSVPMIVLCGQTVSWMLGKDAFQEADIFNITAPVVKHNYLVKDTNAIPRIAREAYHIATTGRPGPVLIDIPKDKSQAPFTGDYDAPIDLPGYHPEEAFKIDTKKIEEAAHLISQAKRPVILAGQGAMIARADKELRQLAEGLNAPVTTTLLGKGVFPETHALSLGMLGMHGTAYANKAMVEADLILNIGSRFDDRIIGKPHMFGRNAKIIHIDIDAAEFNKMISVDVAIKGDAKAAISALLPHIEKLETTSWLETLEGYKKKFPLSYKKQGGLRMQQVIDELYTLSKGKAIVTTDVGQHQMWAAQFYKNDESYHWISSGGAGTMGFGFPAAIGAQLACPDKLVVSISGDGGFQMTLFELATAAIHKLPIKILVLNNSYLGMVRQWQELFFENRESGVDLVGNPDFVKLGEAYGIKGWHIRRPADVERVLQQALDYNDGPCIIEAECIKYENVFPMIPAGAALEDMIIEAPKHKMEKPTGST; via the coding sequence ATGAGCACACCCCAAATGGATGGCGCACAGGCGCTAATCAAAACCCTGGCCGACCTCGGCATTGAGTATGTGTTCGGATATTCGGGCGGCGCAGCTATCCCGATTTTCGACGCCTTGGAAACCATGAAGACGAACATGAAGTTCGTCCTCGTGCGTCACGAGCAGGGTGCTGTCCACATGGCGGATGGTTACGCTCGTGCTACGGGTAAGCCTGCCGTGGTGCTGGTGACTTCTGGCCCTGGTGCTGGCAATACCATCACAGGCCTGATGACCGCGCAGATGGATAGCGTGCCGATGATCGTGCTCTGCGGTCAGACCGTGAGCTGGATGTTGGGTAAAGATGCCTTCCAGGAAGCCGACATCTTTAACATCACTGCCCCAGTGGTGAAGCATAACTACCTGGTGAAGGACACCAATGCGATCCCTCGCATTGCCCGAGAAGCCTATCACATCGCCACCACAGGTCGCCCAGGCCCCGTGCTGATCGACATTCCGAAAGACAAGAGCCAAGCTCCTTTCACGGGTGATTATGATGCCCCGATCGACCTTCCCGGCTACCATCCCGAAGAAGCTTTCAAGATCGACACCAAGAAGATCGAAGAAGCGGCTCACCTGATCTCCCAAGCCAAGCGCCCCGTGATCCTCGCCGGTCAGGGAGCGATGATCGCCCGCGCGGACAAAGAACTGCGTCAGCTGGCCGAAGGTCTGAACGCACCGGTGACCACCACCCTGCTGGGTAAAGGTGTCTTCCCAGAAACTCACGCGCTCTCCCTGGGGATGCTGGGTATGCACGGCACCGCCTATGCCAACAAGGCCATGGTGGAAGCTGACCTGATCCTGAACATCGGTTCCCGCTTCGATGACCGCATCATCGGCAAGCCGCACATGTTTGGCCGCAATGCCAAGATCATTCACATCGACATCGATGCGGCTGAGTTCAACAAGATGATCTCGGTGGACGTGGCCATCAAAGGTGATGCCAAGGCAGCGATCAGCGCTCTGCTTCCTCACATCGAGAAGCTGGAAACCACAAGCTGGTTGGAGACTCTGGAAGGCTACAAGAAGAAGTTCCCGCTCAGCTACAAAAAGCAGGGTGGTCTGCGCATGCAGCAGGTCATCGATGAGCTTTACACCCTTTCTAAAGGCAAGGCGATCGTCACCACCGACGTGGGTCAGCACCAGATGTGGGCCGCTCAGTTCTACAAGAACGATGAGAGCTACCACTGGATCAGCTCCGGCGGTGCTGGCACCATGGGCTTTGGTTTCCCTGCTGCCATCGGTGCCCAGCTCGCTTGCCCGGATAAACTCGTGGTCTCCATCTCCGGAGACGGCGGTTTCCAGATGACCTTGTTTGAACTGGCCACCGCAGCCATCCACAAACTGCCGATCAAGATCCTGGTGCTGAACAACAGCTACCTGGGCATGGTGCGCCAGTGGCAGGAACTGTTCTTTGAAAACCGGGAAAGCGGTGTGGACCTCGTGGGTAACCCTGACTTCGTGAAGCTGGGTGAAGCCTACGGCATCAAGGGCTGGCACATCCGCCGTCCTGCTGATGTGGAGCGCGTGCTCCAGCAGGCCCTCGACTACAACGATGGTCCCTGCATCATCGAGGCTGAGTGCATCAAGTATGAAAACGTGTTCCCAATGATCCCTGCCGGCGCTGCGCTGGAAGACATGATCATCGAAGCACCGAAGCATAAGATGGAAAAGCCTACCGGTTCCACGTGA
- a CDS encoding Sbal_3080 family lipoprotein yields MKNILTLLSLCTILCQCNSTRYTGSAPNPPLTKLAIVKNDKLHMSGMQPEVVKQVQAMGIATTLVDAPPATDEPYMTFTANWKWDMAMYLKYFKAELFQNQQKVSGVEYKASGMDLSKFGHTDEKIRPMLRKVFLGVNPPPKLREAAPSMR; encoded by the coding sequence ATGAAAAATATTCTCACCCTCCTTAGCCTTTGCACCATCCTTTGTCAGTGTAACTCCACACGCTATACGGGAAGCGCTCCCAATCCTCCCCTGACGAAGCTGGCCATTGTGAAGAATGACAAGTTGCACATGTCAGGCATGCAGCCGGAAGTGGTGAAGCAGGTGCAGGCCATGGGCATTGCCACGACATTGGTGGACGCTCCGCCTGCCACTGATGAGCCGTATATGACCTTCACCGCCAATTGGAAATGGGACATGGCGATGTATTTGAAGTATTTTAAGGCCGAGTTGTTTCAAAACCAACAAAAGGTGAGTGGAGTGGAATACAAGGCAAGTGGCATGGACCTGAGCAAGTTTGGTCATACCGATGAAAAGATCCGCCCGATGCTCAGAAAAGTGTTTTTGGGGGTGAACCCTCCGCCGAAGCTTCGCGAGGCTGCGCCATCAATGCGCTAG
- a CDS encoding L,D-transpeptidase family protein: protein MNSFALFFPHGLCLLSLISLLPVSALETDAPAPAATSEIEATTRLQIFLDRANFGPGKIDGRYGGFTEKALTLYRQSQGLPVLKAEDSDSASSKTTENARLPLPDLTDMNLTKISPVFIDYHVTEADLKTVGEVPSTIPEIAKLDWIPYASLSEALAEKFHSDLDFLRELNPDKLETLKVGDVIRVPNVEAFDVTAVKDMPLLDLMELSREDSEEPKEKESQADSTEPPPPAATDLAVKVDTSDSMLKLFEKGKLVAAYPVTIGSEQTQSPQGEWKIRGIARLPDFRYDRSFLKTGERGEKTYLIKPGPNNMVGVVWIALNKRGIGLHGTSEPDTIGRSTSHGCVRLANWDIVRLASKVRAGVKVSIH, encoded by the coding sequence ATGAATTCTTTCGCACTCTTTTTCCCGCATGGTCTCTGCCTGCTATCGCTGATCTCCCTGCTACCTGTCTCGGCCTTAGAGACCGACGCGCCTGCCCCTGCGGCGACTTCTGAAATCGAGGCAACGACTCGACTGCAAATCTTTTTGGATCGAGCCAACTTCGGTCCTGGAAAGATTGATGGTCGCTATGGGGGCTTCACTGAAAAGGCGCTCACCCTTTATCGTCAATCGCAAGGGTTGCCTGTGCTCAAAGCCGAGGATTCGGACTCGGCCAGTTCCAAGACCACAGAGAATGCACGCCTTCCTTTGCCCGATCTAACGGACATGAACTTGACCAAAATCTCGCCCGTCTTCATCGACTACCACGTGACTGAAGCCGACCTCAAAACCGTAGGTGAAGTCCCCTCGACCATTCCTGAGATCGCGAAACTGGACTGGATTCCTTATGCCAGCCTGAGCGAAGCCCTGGCGGAGAAGTTTCACAGCGACCTGGATTTCCTCAGGGAGCTCAATCCTGACAAGCTAGAGACCTTAAAAGTCGGCGATGTGATTCGGGTGCCGAATGTCGAGGCATTTGATGTGACCGCGGTTAAAGATATGCCTTTGCTCGATCTCATGGAACTCAGCCGTGAGGACTCTGAGGAGCCCAAGGAAAAGGAATCCCAAGCTGACTCCACCGAGCCCCCCCCACCTGCTGCCACGGATCTCGCCGTGAAGGTGGATACCTCTGACAGCATGCTGAAGCTCTTTGAAAAAGGCAAATTGGTGGCCGCCTATCCCGTGACGATCGGCTCTGAGCAGACACAATCGCCACAGGGAGAATGGAAGATTCGCGGTATCGCTCGCCTGCCCGACTTTCGTTATGACCGGTCCTTTCTCAAAACGGGTGAGCGTGGCGAGAAGACCTATCTCATCAAACCCGGACCTAACAACATGGTGGGTGTCGTCTGGATTGCTTTAAACAAACGCGGCATCGGGCTGCACGGCACGAGTGAGCCCGATACCATTGGCCGCAGCACCAGTCATGGCTGTGTGCGTCTTGCCAATTGGGACATCGTCCGCTTAGCCTCGAAAGTCCGGGCTGGTGTGAAGGTCTCCATCCACTGA